The proteins below are encoded in one region of Cryomorphaceae bacterium 1068:
- a CDS encoding DEAD/DEAH box helicase translates to MATFKELGLGEELLQGLDAMGFEKATPIQEEAIPKVLNNKDLIACAQTGTGKTAAFVLPVLQRLMSNRRDDNSIRALVIVPTRELALQIDQSVMGLSYFADVSSIALYGGGDGADFNQQKKALESGTDMVIATPGKLISHLNMGYMNMKNLEFLILDEADRMLDMGFVEDLNRIVSFLPEKRQNLMFSATMPPKIRDLAKSILHNPDEITLALSKPAEGVIQVAYMVYPDDKPKLIKNLLDKEGLEGVLIFSRTKNNVKQIARRLKSTPLHIEEMHSDLAQTEREEVMRKFKAKKVQVLVATDIVSRGIDVKELKLVINYDVPDEAEDYVHRVGRTARADSTGMAITFISPDEQQKFSRIEALIGSEIRKQPVPEEVGNSFTYNPSAGRSKGKRPFKGKRKKFSGNRNKPRR, encoded by the coding sequence TTGGCAACATTTAAAGAATTAGGATTAGGAGAAGAACTATTGCAGGGCCTGGACGCTATGGGTTTTGAGAAAGCCACTCCTATTCAAGAAGAGGCAATACCAAAGGTTCTGAACAATAAGGATCTCATAGCATGTGCGCAGACAGGAACAGGTAAAACCGCAGCATTTGTTTTGCCCGTATTGCAAAGATTGATGTCCAATCGGCGTGATGACAACTCCATCCGAGCCCTTGTGATCGTGCCTACTAGAGAACTGGCTTTACAGATTGACCAATCGGTTATGGGACTTTCTTACTTCGCTGATGTCAGTTCCATCGCACTTTATGGTGGAGGTGACGGTGCCGACTTCAATCAACAGAAAAAAGCGCTCGAATCGGGAACAGATATGGTTATTGCCACTCCGGGAAAGCTCATATCCCATTTGAACATGGGCTACATGAATATGAAAAATCTGGAGTTTCTAATTCTTGATGAAGCTGATCGAATGCTCGATATGGGTTTTGTGGAAGACTTGAATCGCATTGTCTCCTTCCTTCCGGAAAAAAGACAGAACCTTATGTTCTCAGCCACTATGCCTCCAAAAATCAGGGATTTAGCAAAGAGCATTCTGCACAATCCCGATGAAATCACCTTAGCCCTTTCTAAACCCGCGGAAGGGGTAATTCAAGTGGCATACATGGTGTATCCTGATGATAAACCTAAGCTGATCAAAAACTTGCTCGACAAAGAAGGGCTGGAAGGTGTACTGATATTCTCAAGGACAAAAAACAATGTGAAGCAGATAGCCAGACGCCTGAAGTCTACCCCGCTTCATATTGAGGAAATGCATAGTGATCTGGCTCAAACTGAGCGAGAAGAAGTCATGCGAAAGTTCAAAGCTAAAAAAGTACAAGTTCTCGTTGCCACTGATATTGTATCGCGTGGAATTGACGTAAAGGAACTGAAGCTTGTCATCAACTACGACGTACCTGATGAAGCAGAAGATTACGTGCATCGAGTGGGTAGAACAGCCCGTGCCGACTCAACGGGGATGGCGATCACATTCATTTCACCTGACGAGCAGCAGAAATTTTCCAGAATCGAAGCCCTGATAGGTAGCGAAATTAGAAAGCAGCCCGTTCCTGAGGAGGTTGGCAATAGCTTTACCTATAACCCTTCTGCAGGGCGAAGCAAAGGCAAGAGACCATTTAAGGGTAAACGAAAAAAGTTCAGTGGAAATAGGAATAAACCTCGACGCTAG
- a CDS encoding lysophospholipid acyltransferase family protein: MQFLGYAVAYIFLWTITWLPLRALFIIGDLFYLLAYRVIGYRKDIVRSNLTNSFPEKPTEEIIQIEKRFYRHLGDSFIEWFYPLHRSAKQLKPRYVFKNPELLNELHGKGKSVAGVLGHYGNWEWLSLLPTEVQHKVWAIHKPLKNPYFNQLINGLRSKYGVHMISTKDSYRKLKTEKDNGEVTMTYFLADQSPQKSKIKYWTSFLGQETPIFLGAEQIARKLDMAIVFFDIRKVSRGHYEIEFKLISEDPKSEPEYAITEKHVRALEERIIAEPEWWLWSHRRWKHKRDS, encoded by the coding sequence ATGCAGTTTCTAGGTTATGCCGTTGCGTATATTTTTCTTTGGACCATCACATGGTTACCTCTAAGAGCCTTATTTATAATCGGTGATTTGTTCTACCTCTTGGCCTACCGAGTGATCGGATACCGAAAGGATATTGTAAGGTCAAATCTCACGAACTCCTTTCCCGAGAAGCCTACAGAGGAGATTATTCAAATAGAAAAGAGGTTCTACCGCCATTTAGGAGATAGCTTTATCGAATGGTTTTATCCATTGCATCGATCTGCCAAGCAATTGAAGCCGAGGTATGTTTTTAAAAACCCCGAACTCCTCAATGAGCTACACGGCAAAGGAAAGAGTGTAGCAGGGGTTTTGGGGCACTACGGAAACTGGGAATGGCTTTCACTACTTCCAACTGAGGTACAACACAAGGTATGGGCCATCCACAAGCCTTTGAAAAATCCATACTTCAATCAGCTCATTAACGGACTACGCTCCAAATATGGAGTTCATATGATTTCAACCAAAGACAGCTATAGAAAACTAAAAACTGAAAAGGACAATGGTGAAGTGACCATGACCTACTTCCTCGCAGACCAGAGTCCCCAAAAGTCAAAAATCAAATATTGGACTTCATTCCTAGGTCAGGAAACGCCCATTTTCTTAGGAGCAGAACAAATAGCCAGGAAGCTCGATATGGCCATAGTATTCTTCGACATTCGGAAAGTGAGTCGTGGCCACTATGAAATTGAGTTTAAGCTTATTTCCGAAGATCCGAAAAGTGAACCCGAGTATGCCATTACAGAAAAGCACGTCAGAGCGCTTGAAGAGCGCATCATTGCAGAACCGGAATGGTGGCTTTGGAGCCACCGCAGATGGAAGCACAAGCGAGACTCGTGA
- the yaaA gene encoding peroxide stress protein YaaA: MIALLSPAKSLDFESVPPYEKRSDLIFAKEAEYLANKLKKFSAKKLKTMMSISDDLAQLNAERYAHWTLPFTNDNSKQAVYSFNGDVYQGLDATALSKVEMDYAQDHLRILSGLYGVLRPLDSIQPYRLEMGTSWAITPKKNSLYRYWKSTVTDRLKEDIETVDAKFILNLASQEYAKVIDFKSVDLPIIAPDFKEERGDKFQMISFFAKKARGLMAKYAIENKITNPEELMGFDYEGYHFNEALSDLSKNKWVFTRKYESNQIKK; this comes from the coding sequence ATGATAGCATTACTTTCACCAGCAAAGAGTCTCGATTTTGAGTCAGTTCCGCCTTATGAAAAAAGATCAGACTTGATCTTTGCCAAAGAAGCGGAATATTTAGCAAATAAGCTCAAGAAGTTTTCAGCTAAAAAATTGAAAACCATGATGAGCATCAGCGATGACTTGGCCCAACTCAACGCCGAGAGATATGCTCATTGGACTTTACCCTTTACGAATGATAATAGTAAACAGGCTGTATACTCGTTTAACGGCGATGTCTATCAGGGTTTAGATGCCACTGCACTATCCAAAGTTGAAATGGACTACGCTCAGGATCACCTAAGGATACTTTCGGGGCTCTACGGTGTCCTGCGCCCGCTTGATAGTATTCAACCTTACAGGCTGGAAATGGGTACTTCTTGGGCGATCACTCCTAAAAAGAATAGCCTTTACAGGTATTGGAAATCAACGGTTACTGATCGATTGAAAGAGGATATTGAAACGGTCGATGCCAAGTTTATCCTCAATTTAGCCTCTCAAGAGTATGCTAAAGTCATAGATTTTAAAAGCGTAGATCTGCCGATCATAGCGCCTGACTTCAAAGAAGAGCGTGGCGATAAGTTTCAAATGATCTCCTTTTTTGCTAAAAAAGCAAGAGGCTTAATGGCGAAATATGCCATCGAAAATAAAATTACTAACCCTGAAGAACTAATGGGTTTCGACTACGAAGGCTATCACTTCAACGAAGCACTATCGGATTTATCTAAAAACAAATGGGTGTTTACCCGCAAATACGAATCAAATCAAATCAAGAAATGA
- a CDS encoding alpha/beta fold hydrolase, translated as MLIAIYVGVCIFYYVFQERFIFVPLGTLREDFPIELGTDFSEVFLDGVEGGRIHALHIKVANPRGCILYFHGNTGHITRWGPIAEELTSFGFDVLVPDYRGYGKSHGIRSQETLCADALLCYDYLKKSYPENMICLYGRSLGSAMASWLAGRTNSGGVILETPFNNLRDVAAYHTKIIPVGVLLKYGFRNELHLKHCKSPILIAHGTKDIIVPYRCGFSLFKTAKPLAEMVTIPGGHHSDLNGYPLFREKLQAFFDKYFFEKEEEE; from the coding sequence TTGCTGATCGCCATTTACGTGGGGGTCTGCATTTTTTATTATGTCTTTCAAGAACGTTTCATTTTTGTGCCATTGGGCACATTAAGGGAAGATTTTCCGATAGAACTGGGAACTGACTTCAGTGAAGTATTTTTGGATGGGGTAGAAGGTGGGCGCATACATGCCTTGCATATTAAAGTAGCTAACCCAAGAGGTTGTATTCTGTATTTCCATGGTAATACCGGGCACATTACTCGTTGGGGACCGATTGCTGAAGAACTCACATCTTTTGGTTTTGATGTATTAGTTCCCGATTACAGAGGCTATGGGAAGAGCCACGGAATAAGATCACAAGAGACACTTTGTGCTGATGCATTGCTTTGCTATGATTATCTAAAAAAGAGTTATCCCGAAAATATGATTTGTCTGTATGGCCGTTCGCTGGGTTCTGCCATGGCTTCTTGGCTGGCAGGTAGGACAAACTCAGGCGGTGTCATTCTAGAAACACCGTTTAACAATCTTCGAGATGTGGCAGCCTACCACACAAAGATTATTCCTGTCGGTGTTTTGTTGAAATATGGTTTTCGAAACGAGCTTCATTTAAAACACTGCAAGTCACCCATCTTAATTGCTCACGGAACAAAGGACATTATTGTTCCTTACCGTTGTGGATTTTCACTCTTTAAAACTGCGAAGCCACTAGCAGAGATGGTGACGATTCCCGGAGGACACCATAGCGATTTAAATGGTTATCCACTTTTCAGAGAAAAACTGCAAGCATTCTTTGATAAGTACTTTTTTGAAAAAGAAGAAGAGGAATAA
- a CDS encoding FKBP-type peptidyl-prolyl cis-trans isomerase, translated as MTKAIKRIGFFAGVLILLGSGACAQKNSGSAGAAVSLDNEMDSISYIMGASLAANITQANIEGVDLDRLMMGVKDGMEGDSNLVINMNDGNQYIMAFMQKMQAEAAEAAVAEAQAFIDEQEATGEYQKMENGILYQVIEAGDGPMPAVTDVVKVNYEGTNKEGDVFDSSYERGTPAEFPLNRVIKGWTETLKMMPVGSTWKVVIPPGLAYGERGSPPKIGPNEPLTFKIELIEIVEK; from the coding sequence ATGACGAAAGCAATAAAAAGAATCGGTTTTTTCGCAGGAGTTTTGATCCTTCTGGGGTCGGGAGCTTGTGCCCAAAAGAATAGTGGGAGCGCAGGAGCTGCTGTTTCTCTAGACAATGAAATGGACTCAATTTCTTACATCATGGGAGCCAGTTTGGCTGCCAATATCACTCAAGCCAATATAGAAGGAGTCGATTTAGACCGATTGATGATGGGTGTTAAGGACGGAATGGAAGGAGATTCCAATTTGGTAATTAACATGAACGATGGTAATCAGTACATCATGGCTTTTATGCAGAAAATGCAGGCTGAAGCTGCTGAAGCTGCAGTAGCAGAGGCGCAGGCTTTTATTGATGAGCAAGAAGCTACAGGTGAATACCAGAAAATGGAGAATGGCATCCTTTACCAAGTTATTGAGGCGGGTGATGGTCCGATGCCTGCTGTTACTGATGTGGTAAAAGTGAACTATGAAGGCACCAATAAGGAAGGTGATGTTTTCGATAGTAGCTACGAAAGAGGTACACCGGCTGAGTTTCCGTTGAACCGTGTGATCAAAGGGTGGACTGAAACACTTAAGATGATGCCTGTAGGTAGCACTTGGAAAGTAGTAATTCCTCCTGGATTGGCATATGGAGAGCGTGGTTCGCCCCCTAAGATTGGTCCGAACGAGCCTCTTACATTCAAGATTGAATTGATTGAGATCGTAGAGAAATAA
- a CDS encoding T9SS type A sorting domain-containing protein translates to MKKLSFIFAFLITALSGFGQLSELTFIHDGEDRSYFLYLPDNIAPGSPLVFVLHGYTSTAAGIIDNYGMNDIADANGFAVCYPQGTQDLSGTEFWNIEFPLESVDDVGFLSNLAGDLQTVYDLDENCTYVCGMSNGGMMSYYLGCERPDVFKAFASVTGTVTTNFISNCQGNIPVPFLEIHGTSDLVVPYNGGDIAAATFGNFFPVEQIFRTWNNINDCQSVSTFSIPNAPVTDFSSVQGAEVSDCDGGLKARFYRVDGGGHTWPGAPPVPFLDFLQPTNQDISASAEIWNFFSLLCSPSGLVAQENNVQDEKASLFPNPSYGDLNIDFTGANRAEITVISVEGRVVYQGQLNEGRNHLSLYHLDKGFYLAQIRGEKEHVIKFILE, encoded by the coding sequence ATGAAAAAACTGTCTTTCATTTTTGCCTTTTTGATTACAGCCCTTTCGGGATTTGGTCAACTATCTGAGCTCACCTTTATACACGATGGAGAAGACCGAAGCTACTTCCTTTACCTACCTGATAACATAGCACCCGGATCCCCACTTGTATTCGTTCTTCACGGCTACACCTCAACAGCGGCGGGCATTATAGACAATTATGGAATGAACGATATAGCCGATGCCAACGGCTTTGCAGTTTGTTATCCACAAGGAACGCAGGACTTATCGGGCACGGAGTTTTGGAATATCGAGTTTCCGCTGGAGTCAGTTGATGACGTCGGCTTCTTGAGCAATCTCGCAGGAGATCTTCAAACTGTTTATGATCTAGATGAAAACTGCACATACGTTTGTGGAATGTCAAACGGAGGAATGATGAGCTACTATTTGGGTTGCGAGCGACCCGATGTATTCAAGGCTTTTGCATCGGTTACGGGAACGGTTACTACGAATTTCATTTCCAATTGTCAGGGAAATATTCCTGTTCCTTTCTTGGAAATTCATGGTACTTCAGATTTAGTAGTTCCCTACAATGGTGGCGATATTGCAGCAGCCACTTTTGGTAATTTCTTTCCAGTCGAACAAATCTTTAGAACATGGAATAATATCAATGATTGCCAATCCGTTTCCACTTTCAGCATTCCAAATGCACCTGTCACCGACTTTTCTTCTGTTCAAGGGGCCGAGGTATCGGATTGTGATGGTGGTTTAAAGGCAAGATTCTACAGGGTAGATGGCGGGGGGCATACATGGCCCGGAGCACCTCCTGTTCCGTTCCTAGACTTCCTCCAACCCACCAATCAAGACATTAGCGCGAGCGCTGAGATCTGGAACTTTTTCAGTTTACTTTGCTCACCTTCAGGCTTGGTAGCTCAAGAAAATAATGTTCAGGATGAAAAAGCCTCATTGTTTCCAAACCCAAGCTATGGCGATCTAAACATCGACTTTACCGGAGCTAATCGCGCTGAAATCACTGTAATTTCAGTAGAAGGTAGAGTTGTGTATCAAGGTCAATTGAACGAAGGTCGTAATCACCTATCTCTTTATCATTTGGATAAGGGCTTCTACTTGGCTCAAATTCGAGGAGAAAAAGAGCACGTTATCAAGTTCATACTTGAATAG
- a CDS encoding HAD-IIIA family hydrolase → MLFENINFLLHERGAPSLSGEDFLALNPDELWDLVSQLGYPFETLNQIDLAKRVELAKSKSIKLVVLDVDGVFTDGGLYYSSDGEDAKKFNVKDGMAIKKAADKGLEFGIISASSKSEVVKIRAEILGIQNVYVGTTPKLEILESWLYQKGIGFENVAYIGDDINDVPILEKVGLAAAPRDAVLQARQAAHIVTQRGGGEGCIRELVEGYLISITD, encoded by the coding sequence ATGCTCTTCGAAAACATAAACTTTCTTCTCCACGAAAGAGGGGCTCCCTCTCTTTCGGGAGAAGATTTTTTAGCTTTAAATCCCGATGAACTATGGGATTTGGTATCTCAGTTGGGATACCCCTTCGAGACGCTGAATCAAATTGATTTGGCCAAGCGCGTCGAATTGGCCAAATCAAAATCAATTAAACTCGTCGTTCTAGACGTTGATGGTGTTTTTACTGACGGTGGATTGTACTATTCATCTGATGGGGAGGATGCCAAGAAATTTAACGTGAAAGATGGCATGGCCATAAAGAAGGCCGCAGACAAGGGGCTTGAATTTGGAATCATCAGTGCTTCGTCAAAGTCGGAGGTTGTGAAAATCCGCGCTGAAATTTTGGGAATACAAAACGTTTACGTAGGTACTACTCCCAAACTCGAAATACTTGAGTCTTGGCTTTACCAAAAAGGTATAGGCTTTGAAAATGTAGCTTATATCGGAGATGATATCAACGATGTTCCTATTTTGGAAAAGGTAGGGTTGGCCGCAGCGCCAAGAGATGCTGTTCTGCAAGCAAGGCAAGCCGCTCATATTGTGACGCAGCGCGGTGGCGGAGAGGGGTGCATTAGAGAATTAGTCGAAGGTTACCTCATATCTATTACCGACTAA
- the msrB gene encoding peptide-methionine (R)-S-oxide reductase MsrB, with translation MEYKVDKSEEDWRKELSAEEFRVLREKGTERAFTGKYNLHFKDGLYKCRACDNELFTSESKFESGCGWPSFDNQVSENAVVTKRDTTHGMIRTEILCGNCGSHLGHVFNDGPTETGLRYCVNSVSIDFDSENPRD, from the coding sequence ATGGAATATAAAGTTGACAAGTCTGAGGAAGACTGGAGAAAAGAGTTAAGTGCAGAAGAGTTTCGAGTTCTTCGAGAAAAAGGAACTGAAAGAGCTTTTACAGGTAAATACAATCTTCACTTTAAAGATGGCTTGTATAAGTGCCGTGCCTGCGACAACGAGCTTTTCACTTCGGAGAGTAAATTTGAGTCAGGCTGCGGATGGCCGAGCTTTGATAATCAGGTAAGCGAAAATGCCGTGGTGACCAAAAGAGATACAACTCACGGTATGATTCGTACAGAAATACTTTGCGGAAATTGTGGAAGCCATTTGGGGCATGTATTCAATGACGGACCCACTGAGACGGGATTGCGGTACTGTGTTAATTCGGTTTCGATCGACTTTGACTCAGAAAACCCAAGGGATTAG
- a CDS encoding peptidylprolyl isomerase — MEYVVIETNKGNISLELDPNKAPITVANFMAYVDAGFYDNTVFHRVIDGFMIQGGGFTDEGDRKETRDPIILESENGLKNDVGTIAMARTNAPNSATAQFFINLKDNGFLNYAPGNAGYAVFGKVTSGMDVVNEIRKAETTVKKGMSDWPEEEVIMTKVYRE; from the coding sequence ATGGAATACGTCGTAATTGAAACCAATAAAGGAAATATTAGCCTAGAGCTAGACCCCAATAAAGCACCTATTACGGTTGCTAATTTCATGGCTTATGTGGATGCCGGCTTTTATGACAATACTGTATTTCATCGTGTAATCGATGGATTTATGATTCAAGGCGGAGGCTTCACAGACGAAGGAGATAGAAAAGAGACCAGAGACCCAATCATATTGGAAAGCGAAAACGGTCTCAAGAATGACGTAGGCACCATTGCCATGGCACGCACAAATGCACCAAACAGCGCTACTGCACAGTTTTTTATTAATCTGAAGGACAATGGATTTTTGAATTATGCACCGGGAAATGCAGGATATGCTGTTTTTGGTAAGGTTACCTCAGGAATGGACGTTGTGAATGAGATTAGAAAAGCTGAAACAACTGTGAAGAAAGGCATGAGTGACTGGCCGGAAGAGGAAGTTATCATGACAAAAGTCTATCGAGAATAA
- a CDS encoding isoprenylcysteine carboxylmethyltransferase family protein — protein MNELVLGVFWMIYYVMHSAMATSRFKLYLKLTVPTFYPYYRFVYSTFASVNFLLLLWLHLIVSSESIFDTGNLRFAGYAFCLASAIVLAIAGKAYGSGFLFREEKNKYLIRSGLNAYVRHPLYFGILLFLVGIFLIAPNWKNLVFAVISTLYLIVGTLLEERKLIDEFGEEYLNYRKEVKMLIPWVF, from the coding sequence ATGAATGAGTTGGTTCTAGGTGTGTTTTGGATGATTTATTACGTTATGCACAGTGCTATGGCTACTTCGCGATTTAAGCTATATCTGAAGCTGACGGTCCCTACTTTTTATCCATACTACCGATTCGTTTATTCTACGTTTGCTTCTGTTAATTTTCTGCTCCTTCTTTGGTTACACCTCATTGTATCGTCAGAATCGATCTTCGATACGGGCAATTTGCGATTCGCAGGTTACGCCTTCTGTTTGGCTTCAGCAATAGTTCTGGCTATTGCCGGTAAAGCCTATGGCTCGGGATTTCTTTTTCGAGAGGAGAAGAATAAGTATTTGATTCGATCGGGACTAAACGCCTATGTTCGACATCCGCTTTATTTCGGAATACTCCTTTTTCTAGTTGGTATTTTTTTGATTGCACCCAATTGGAAAAACCTGGTCTTTGCGGTGATTAGCACGCTCTACTTAATCGTTGGGACTTTGCTAGAAGAACGCAAGCTAATCGATGAATTTGGCGAAGAATACCTGAATTACCGTAAGGAAGTGAAAATGCTAATCCCTTGGGTTTTCTGA
- a CDS encoding PhoH family protein codes for MATRKTTPTKGKSKKIFVLDTSVILYDSNAIKNFEENDIAIPIQVLEELDNFKKGNETVNFEAREFIRFVDDIAKEKLINDWVPLNGRTTGNFKVILHTQKSRINSETVFDDSKYDNKILDCALSLKDENPDKKVILVSKDICLRLKAKALNLAAEDYETGKVKDVKTIDQRHLQVDKASEALIDKLYAAGIGDPKQLKKKKLYANQYFILKHRSKSVLAHYNKDESILERVKDEEAYGIKALNAEQSFALNALMNPSIKLVTIQGMAGTGKTLLALAAALEQRSDYRQIFVARPVIPLSNRDLGYLPGDIKSKLDPYMQSLWDNLNFIKGQFKPTDRNYKRIETMLETEKIAISPLAYIRGRSLVKIFFIIDEAQNLTPHEIKTIISRAGDDTKIVFTGDIHQIDTPYLDAQSNGLSYLIDKVRDHPIAAHIALQKGERSELANVANEYL; via the coding sequence ATGGCTACACGAAAAACCACCCCTACCAAAGGTAAGAGCAAGAAAATTTTTGTACTTGATACCTCCGTCATTCTATACGACAGCAATGCGATCAAGAACTTTGAGGAGAATGACATAGCCATTCCGATTCAAGTATTGGAAGAGCTCGATAATTTTAAAAAGGGAAACGAGACCGTAAACTTCGAAGCGAGGGAATTTATCCGATTTGTAGATGATATAGCCAAAGAGAAACTGATCAATGATTGGGTTCCTCTAAATGGAAGAACAACGGGTAATTTTAAAGTAATACTTCACACACAAAAGAGCCGGATTAATTCTGAAACCGTTTTTGACGATAGCAAATACGACAATAAAATTCTCGATTGTGCTTTGAGTCTTAAGGATGAAAATCCCGATAAGAAGGTGATCTTGGTATCTAAGGATATATGCCTCAGGCTTAAAGCAAAAGCACTTAACCTTGCCGCGGAGGACTATGAGACCGGAAAGGTGAAAGATGTCAAAACGATAGATCAGAGACATCTTCAAGTCGATAAGGCAAGTGAAGCGTTAATCGATAAGCTTTATGCTGCGGGTATCGGAGATCCCAAGCAACTGAAGAAAAAGAAGCTATATGCCAATCAGTATTTTATTCTAAAGCACAGAAGCAAGTCAGTGCTTGCGCATTATAACAAGGACGAGTCGATTCTAGAACGCGTAAAGGATGAAGAAGCTTATGGAATAAAGGCATTGAACGCAGAGCAGAGCTTCGCTTTGAACGCTTTAATGAATCCATCGATAAAACTGGTTACTATTCAAGGTATGGCAGGTACAGGAAAGACGCTCCTCGCTCTTGCAGCTGCGCTAGAACAGCGTTCCGATTATCGCCAAATTTTCGTTGCCAGACCGGTCATCCCTTTGAGCAATAGAGATTTGGGGTATTTGCCGGGAGATATCAAGTCAAAACTTGATCCTTATATGCAGTCGCTTTGGGACAACTTGAATTTTATCAAAGGGCAATTCAAGCCGACTGATAGGAATTACAAGCGCATTGAAACCATGTTAGAGACTGAAAAAATTGCCATTTCACCTTTGGCTTATATCCGTGGTAGAAGCTTGGTAAAGATTTTCTTCATCATTGACGAGGCTCAGAACTTGACCCCACACGAAATTAAAACCATTATTTCCAGAGCGGGTGATGATACCAAGATTGTCTTCACCGGTGATATTCATCAAATTGATACACCATATCTTGATGCTCAAAGTAATGGTCTATCGTATTTGATAGACAAAGTAAGAGATCATCCAATCGCCGCTCATATTGCTCTTCAGAAAGGAGAGCGGTCCGAATTAGCTAACGTTGCCAACGAATATTTATAA
- a CDS encoding thioredoxin family protein: MNNSLKVLPENALTYDQYVRKVSDMVNKKATSGQNQSESLVNYTHLNFRRMARLNKTIIMDDELVRLVEAQGNKMVWVVITEAWCGDAAQNIPFIAQLAEQASNVEMRLVYRDENIDFMDMYLTNGSRSIPKFIAFDESTGNELFVWGPRPLPVQKMVMEYKDLLDHEKLPFDKFAEVIHSWYAKDKNETLKTELLHIFRSLD; this comes from the coding sequence ATGAACAATTCATTGAAAGTTCTACCTGAAAATGCCCTGACCTACGATCAATATGTACGAAAAGTGAGCGATATGGTTAATAAGAAAGCAACTTCTGGTCAGAATCAGTCTGAAAGTTTGGTCAACTACACCCATCTAAACTTTCGTAGAATGGCTCGACTTAATAAAACCATCATCATGGACGATGAATTAGTTCGCCTGGTTGAAGCGCAAGGGAATAAAATGGTTTGGGTCGTGATTACGGAAGCATGGTGTGGAGACGCGGCACAAAACATCCCTTTCATAGCCCAATTAGCAGAACAAGCATCAAATGTAGAAATGCGACTGGTCTATCGAGATGAAAATATTGACTTCATGGACATGTATCTAACCAATGGTTCCAGAAGTATTCCCAAGTTTATTGCTTTTGATGAAAGTACAGGGAATGAACTTTTTGTTTGGGGCCCCAGACCTCTCCCTGTCCAAAAAATGGTAATGGAATACAAAGATCTTTTGGATCACGAAAAGCTTCCCTTTGATAAGTTCGCTGAAGTCATTCATAGCTGGTATGCCAAGGATAAAAATGAGACGTTAAAGACCGAACTTTTGCATATCTTTCGCTCGTTGGATTAA
- a CDS encoding chromophore lyase CpcT/CpeT — MKKSAISALLILCVSFGFSQEQSEDFNQLLQWMTGEFSSAEQAAEDSAYFDISLKMTRIWPEKKTGAWVYVEQALASTPDEPYRQRVYFVREMGDGQFSSDIYMIPEEEKFIGAWKDVSPFAEMDQFDLKYKDGCAVFLNYDGFQYSGSTNKGTCKSSLRGASYATSEVKIIKGVLESWDRGYDEEGNQVWGAEKGSYIFKKND; from the coding sequence ATGAAAAAGAGTGCAATCTCGGCATTATTAATTCTTTGTGTATCGTTTGGTTTTAGTCAAGAACAAAGCGAAGACTTCAATCAGCTACTCCAATGGATGACGGGTGAGTTTTCCAGTGCTGAGCAAGCAGCTGAAGATTCGGCCTATTTTGATATCAGCTTAAAAATGACGCGCATATGGCCTGAAAAGAAAACAGGAGCATGGGTCTATGTTGAGCAGGCCTTAGCTTCTACCCCTGATGAACCATACCGGCAAAGAGTTTACTTTGTTAGAGAAATGGGAGACGGTCAATTTAGCAGTGATATTTATATGATTCCAGAAGAAGAAAAATTCATAGGTGCCTGGAAAGATGTTTCACCATTCGCGGAAATGGATCAGTTTGACCTAAAGTACAAAGATGGATGCGCCGTTTTTCTTAATTATGATGGTTTTCAATATTCAGGAAGTACAAATAAAGGAACATGCAAAAGCAGCCTTCGAGGTGCGAGTTATGCCACCTCTGAAGTTAAGATTATAAAGGGTGTTTTAGAAAGCTGGGACAGAGGTTATGATGAAGAAGGAAACCAAGTATGGGGTGCTGAAAAGGGAAGTTATATTTTCAAAAAGAATGATTAA